GCGGCCCTGGAGCGCCATTATGGCTCTAAGAAGGCGCGCAGGGCTCTGAGCAATCCACTCGATGGCCTGATCCTTGCCATCCTTTCCCAAAAGACCCGCAAGACGCATACCCCCGCGCGTGACGACCGTCTCCCCTCCAATCTCTGTCCCTCTGCCCGATGACATCGGCGTCACTCTTCGGTTTGGACGAACTGGGGCGCGATCCGCACCTTCTGGCTGTCCAGGCGGTCGCGGCCGGCGGCAGGGTGGGCCCCCTGTATCTGGTCGGTGGGTACCTGCGTGATTTTCTGCTTGGCTCCTTCGACGTGGCTAATGACAGGCGTGGCAGGGCGAAGCGGATCGACCTCGATCTGGTGATCTGGGGGAAACCGGAACTGTTCGGTCGCGATCTGGTCACGGCCCTGGAAGGCAGCCTCATTCGCCTCGAACCAGAGACGGTTCGGGCCATCGTTAGATCCCCGATCGGGGTCGAGGACAGGTCTGCAGGGATGATCGTCCAGATCGACATCAGTCGATCGAAGGGCGAGACAATCGAAGACGATTTGGCTCTCCGCGACTTTACGGTGAATGCCATGGCCGTGAGGCTCGACACCCGACACCCGACACCCGACACCCTGTCTTTAATTGATCCGGCGGGTGGGCTGAACGATCTAAAGGAAAAGCGCCTTCGAGCCCTTGCCCCATCGGCATTCGATCGCGATCCGCTTCGCCTGATCAGGGCAATTCGCCTGGCTGCAGAGCTTGGCTTCACTATTGAGGAGACTACTCGGCAGTGGATCGTCGAGCGCGCATCGCTCCTCGGAACAGTAGCCGGGGAGCGTCTGCGAGACGAGCTGTTCAGGGTCCTCGATACGGTCCCCGCAACGCCTTGGATCGAGCACCTCGACGTCCTGCAGCTTCTGAAGGTGCTGGTCCCGGAGGTAGAGGCGCTCAAATCAGTTCCGGCAAGCATGCCGCATCGTCTGCCCCTCTGGGAACACTCGCTTCAGACGCTTCGGTCTGTCGAACTGCTGCTCACGAATCTTGAGCAGCTCTTTCCGGAAGACGCCCTCTGGTTACGCGAGCGGCTCGGCCTGGAGATCGAGGCTGGCGTCACCGAGGCCGCCATCCTCAAGCTGCTGGGGTTCCTGCACGACATCGGCAAGCCGGAGACTCGGAGCATACAACCAGATGGTCGAGTCCGGTTCCTGGGGCACGAGCAGGCCGGTCTGCCAGTCCTCACTCGCCTATGCGAACGCCTTCGCCTGGGTCGGCGGGCAACAAACCTCGTAACCAACATCGAGCGATATCATCTGCGGCCGATCCATCTCTCGAGTCTGGCAACGGTCACCGCCAGTGCGCAGTATCGTTTCTTCCGGGAGCTGGGTGATGTTGCCCCCGTTGTGCTGTTGCACTCCTGGGCGGATCTGCTGGCCACGATCGGTGGGGAAGCCGAGGAGTTCAGCCGGCATCAGGTATTCCTGCGCGAGGCGTTCCGATTCTACAGAGCCGAGTTCATGGCAAGCCAGGTAAAGCCCATCGTGCGAGGAGACGATCTGATCAGGATGTTCGGCGTTGTGCCAGGCCCTTTCCTGGGATACGTACTTGATCGCTTGCGGGAAGCTCAGGCGACTGGGCTCTTCAACAGCCGCGAGGATGCTCTGGCTTACGTCCAGGAACATCTTGTATCGTGGCAGCAGTCGTTCGAGGTGCGACCCTCTTGAGTCACGCGCCAAAAATATGCGCGTCAAAACCATTGACAAGCGTGAGTGCTTTTGTTAGACAGAAGAGGGCGCGGGAGTAATTCAGCGGTAGAATGTCAGCTTCCCAAGCTGAACGTCGCGGGTTCGAGTCCCGTCTCCCGCTCCACGTTGGTCAGCGTTCAGCCATCAGCGGTCAGGTTTCAGCTTCTGAAGTGCCCTCAAGTCTCCAAGGATTTCCCTATGCTTGGTCTGGGTTGTAAGCGTGGCACTGTACGGGAGGACTGTAGGCCCTCTCGTAACGGGCGGGGATAAACCCCGCCCCTACAAAGCGGAACTGCCGGGTTGAGTGAGTTCGGTTGACGCCGAGTCCTGTTGCTCATACACTGAACACGTTCGGGTTATAGCCGTCAGTCTTCAGCGTGTTGCTGAGAGCTGATTGCTGATTGCTGGTTGCTGATTTCCCGTCGAGGGGGGCCTCATGAAAACGCTTGGCATACTGGTTGGAGGTGGCCCCGCGCCAGGCATTAATGGCGTGATCGCTGCTGCGACGATGGAGGCTCGCAACCATGGGGTACGCGTCCTCGGCTTCTACGATGGGTTCAAATGGCTTGCACGAGGCGACGTAAGCCACGTGATAGAGCTCGAAATCGATGAGGTGTCTCGGATCCATTTCGAAGGGGGTTCTATCCTTCGAACGGCCAGGGAGAATCCGACCAAATCCCCGGATGCGCTCCGAAATGTGGTCGAGGCGCTGAACAAATTGGAGGTGTCATGCCTGTTGACAATCGGGGGTGATGACACCGCCTTCGCGGCGTGTCGGCTATCGGAAGCCGTGCAGGGTCGAGTCGCCGTCGCGCATGTGCCGAAGACGATCGACAACGACCTCCCACTCCCGCAGGAGGTGGCGACGTTTGGCTTTACGACGGCTTGCAACCTGGGCAAAGAGATCGTTCAGAATCTAATGGAGGATGCGGTGACGGCGAATCGCTGGTTCTTCGTCACAGTGATGGGCCGACGGGCGGGCCATCTGGCGCTTGGCATAGGAGGCTCTGCCGGCGCCACTTTAACGGTCATCGGAGAGGAGTTTCCAGAACCGAGGATCCCCCTTCAGACGCTGGTTGACATCCTGGAAGGCGCTATCATCAAGCGGCGCGCCTCCGGGAAGGGGTACGGCCTGGCGATTCTGAGCGAAGGGCTGGCCGATAAACTTGATCCTGCTGATTTCGGCTCGGTTGAGCGGGACGGTTATGGGAATGTCCGTCTCTCGGAGCTTGTGTTGGGGCGAGTGCTGAAAGAGCGGGTTACTGAAAGCCTTCGCGCGCGAGGTGTCGATGTGACGATCGTAGCTAAAGATCTTGGCTATGAGCTCCGCTGCGCTCCACCCGGCGCACTGGATATCCTATATTGCCGCGGTCTTGGCTATTGGGCCACCCGTTTTCTGTTGGACGGTCACACGGAGGCCATGGTGACCATCCAGGGGGGGAAGATGGTCCCAATCCCGTTTCAGCAGATGTTGGATCATCGGACAGGGAAGATCCGTGTCCGGTACGTTGATATCAACTCCGAGTCGTATCGGACGCTCCGGGCCTATATGATCCGCTTGGAGCCTCAAGACTTTGAGACGCCAGGGCAGATCGAGACGCTCGCGCATGGCGGGCGCCTCGATCAGGCTGAATTCGTAAGCCGGTTTAGTTATCTTGGCGATCGACGCTCATAGAAGCTGCAGTAACCAGGAGGAGTATGTTTCTCGCGAAGGAGTCAGCACAATGAGATACTGGAGGCGAAGCATTCACCGCATGGTCTTCGGCGTGGTGGTCGTGCTGGTTCCGTGTACGCTCTGGACGGGCTCTTTGGCTTTGCTCGGGACAGGCCCTTCGACGTGGCTCAGGACAGGCTTGGCTGATGCGCAAGAGATCGTTTTCGTCAAGGCGCTAGAAGAGGCGAACAAAGCCATCCAGGAGGCGAGGGACTTCGAGGCGGATATCTATGCTCCGGGGGAGTTCGCCCTTGCCCTGAACTATTTAGCGCAGGCCAAGGATGAGGCAAAAACCTTCAGATCTGAGGCACAGCCGAAGCAGGATACTCACCTGTTCAGCGCCAGGAAGTCGGGGGAGGCGGTCAGCCTGCTAGCGGAGAAGGCACAGTACCAGGCGAAGGTGGCCGGGGCGAAGGCGATAGAGGTAAAATCCGACCGAGAGATCACCGCCATCAAAGCGCAGGTCGCCGATACCTTTAACACGGATGTCAACCGAAGCTTTACCCCGTTGCGGGAGCAGTTGCTGGGCGAACTGGGCGCAATGGAAGCCGTGAGGAAAGAGGCCCGCAGGGCGAGGGCGCGGGCAGAGTCTGTGCTACACACATTGACGCTCGAAGGGCAGGCCACGCCGGCGCCATAGCAGGAATTTTACCAGAGGCTTCAAAGCATTCGCAGTTTAGCGTCAAAGGCGCCGATGTTAGTCATGCGGAGAATAGAAGAATGATCGAGCGATTAGTCAGGGATCTGCTGAAGGAAATCGGCGAGGATCCCGATCGGGAAGGATTGGTCAAGACCCCGGAGCGGGTAGAGCGGATGTTAGCCTTCCTCACATCCGGATACGGCAAACAGGTGGATGATGTCCTGAACAAGGCGGTCTTCCAGGACAACTATGACGAGATCGTCGTGGTCAAGGATATCGACTTTTTTTCCTTGTGCGAGCATCATTTGCTTCCTTTTTTCGGTAAGTGCCACGTCGGCTACTTACCGGACGGTAAGATTGTCGGATTGAGCAAGCTGGTTCGGCTGGTGGAGATGTATAGTCGCCGACTCCAGGTGCAGGAGCGCCTGACCTCTCAGATCGCGAACGCCCTTCTGGAGGCCCTACAACCACGCGGGGTGGCCGTCGTAATGGAAGCCCAACACCTCTGCATGATGATGCGCGGCGTAGAGAAACAGAATAGCAAGGCCGTAACCTCATCAATGCACGGGATCTTCCGCGAGCGGATCGAGAGCCGGAACGAGTTCATGCAGTTGATCCGGTCGCACGCAACATAAAGGAACTGATCTCTCTCCAAGGGTAAGGGAGTACGATTACGGAACACAACCCATTGCGGCTGCCCGCATTGACCGGAATCCATTATTCCACTATATTACAGATTGAGCGGGAACTCTACCAGGCTGGACAGAGACTTAATCTCATCGGGGAACCTATGGGCGCTCACGATCACCATACAGAGGCAAAGAAGGTTGGGCCGATCCGATACGTCAGGCTCAGTATCACCGATAGTCGCAAGTCGGAAGACGACCACTCAGGTCGGCTCATTGAATCGCTGCTGAATGAGGCCGGGCATTACCAGGTCGCCTCGATGATCTTGAAGAATGATCCTAAAGGCCTGAGGGAGGTCATCAAGAAGCTGTGTGAAGAGGAGGTCGATCTGATCGTCATGACCGGTGGGACCGGGCTCAGTAAGAAGGATCAAACGATTGAAGCTATTAGTCCTTTACTGGACAAGGTGCTACCCGGTTTTGGCGAGCTGTTTCGAAGCCTGAGCTTCCACGAGGTCGGAAGCGCCGCCTTGATGAGCCGCGCCCTGTGCGGGACGGCAAAAGGAAAGGTGATTATAGCCCTCCCGGGATCAGTGGACGCAGTCCGTCTCGCCATGACGAAGCTCCTGATACCGGAGGTACAACACCTCGTCTGGGAGGCGTCTCGGTGAGACGGGTGAAGGAGTAAGACATGGCGGAGCGGGAACGAAAGCAAAAGCGCGAGGCCGGCGATGCCTCACCTGAGGCGGCCGAGCCGAATCCCGAGACCGTACAAAAAGGGAAGAAGCTCAAGGAGGATCTTGACAAGCTCATGGATGAGATCGACGAGGTCCTTGAGGAGAACGCTGAGGAGTTCGTAAAAAGCTACGTCCAGCGCGGCGGAGAATAACCCTGCAGGGTGGAGTCACGTATGCCTATCTACGAGTATCGTTGTACGAACTGCAGTCAGGTATTCGAAAAACTCGTCTTAGATCGCGATGCCTCAATAGAATGTCCACGCTGCCCAGGGGCGGCTGTAGAAAAGCAGTTTTCGGCCTTTAGCTTTAAAGGCGAGCGCAAGGTCATTGGCTCTGGTACCCTGGGTAGCGCGGGATCGAGTTGTGCGCCAAGCGGGTGAGGGAGCTGTGCCAACTGACCTCGGCGTGCCCGAGGTAAGGCTGTACTAATGGCAACCAACCCCGTCCGAGGGATATACGTATCAGATCACTCCTCCACCGGTCCCATCCGCACCCTCCTCCGGTTTCGGGAGCTACTCCGCCAGCTCGTCATTCGGGAAATCAAACTTCGCTATAAGCGGTCAGCGCTTGGGTTCGCCTGGACCGTGTTGAATCCCCTCCTCGCTATGGTCATCTTTACGATGGTCTTTTCCAGGTTATTCGGCAACCAGCCGCACTATCCGCTCTATGTGCTCACCGGCCTGCTGGGGTGGAACCTCTTCTCTCTGGGAACCTCCAGGGGCCTGGACAGCGTCGTCCTCAACGGTTATATCATCCGAAAGGTCTTTGTTCCCAAAGCGATCTTCCCGGTCGCGGCCGTTGTTTCGCAGATCGTGAACTTTGTCTTTACGCTGGTCCCACTCTTTGTCTTGATGATGGCTCTTGGAGCGAGTTTCAGTCTGAACCTCCTGTGGCTGCCGGTCCCCCTTTTGAGCCTGACCTGTTTTGCCTTAGGCATTGCCTTACTCCTGGGAACCTTCAATGTCTTCTTCCGGGACGTGAAGTACTTCTACGAGGCAGGGCTGCTAGCGTGGTTCTACGCCACCCCGATCTTCTATCCTGCGGAGATCATCCCAGATAAGTTCAAGCTCCTACTCCACCTCAATCCTATGTACGGTCTTCTGGAATCTCTCCGAGCTCCCATTTACATGGGAACAGCGCCGGCAGCGATCGCGCTGGTCTCCGGGCTCGCGCTCTCGCTGGCAATCCTCGCCGTCGGATGGATCGTCTTTCACCGATTCGAATCTCGATTCATCCATTATGTCTGAAGGACGAGTAAGCGGCTCAGTGTCTCAACTCGTTCAGACTTCCGAGGCAGTCGAGGTCCTTCAGACTTCAGCCCCAGTATCTCCACGAGGACGTTTGCCGGTCCTGGCGGTTGAAGATCTATCCATTCGTCTGCTATTGCATCGAGAGCGAATTCGGTCAATACGGGAGTACGTCATTCAGATGGTGAAAGGGCGTAAGAGCGAACGGGATGAGTTCTGGCCCCTTCGAGCGATCTCCTTTACAGTCCACTCAGGAGAGATTTTCGGTGTCATCGGGGCGAACGGGGCAGGAAAGAGTACGCTCCTGAAGGTGATCGCCGGCATCATCCCGCCCTCTGCTGGAAGTGTCGTAGTACGGGGACGGATCGCCCCCCTCATCGAACTAGGGGCCGGGTTCGACCCGTATCTGACCGGGCGAGAGAACATCTTCCTCTATGGATCCCTTCTGGGGTTTTCGCAGAAAGAGCTGGAAAGGCGATTTACCGGTATCGTCGAGTTCGCGGAGCTGGAGGAGTTTATCGATGTCCCCTTGATGAACTATTCGTCCGGGATGTCTGCACGCCTCGGGTTTGCGATTGCCACCGATGCGGAGCCGGACCTCCTGCTGATCGACGAGCTGTTCTCGGTGGGGGACGCCGCCTTCAAGAAGAAGTGCGAGGCACGCATGGAAACGTTCAAGGCCAAAGGCGCCACGATCCTGCTGGTCTCCCACGATCTCAAGCTGATCCAGGATACCTGCCATAGAGCCCTTTGCTTACATCATGGACAAGCCATCGCCGTCGGCCCAACCGACAAGGTCGTGGCCGAATACAACAAGCGCAGCGCCCCGTCATCCCCAGGCTAGCGACGATGCATGGTGTATCGCTTACCAAATGAACTACCCCGCGGCAAGCTGCGGGGTAGCGTCTTCTGTTCTGGCCCGTCATTTCGTGCGTGACACGCCTGCCCCGTACTTGATACGGGGCCTGTCCCGTACTGGATACGGGAGAATCCAGTCGGGCCCGCTGGATACCGGCTTCCGCCGGTATGACGAACTCGCGGCAAGCCGCAGGGTATCGACCATCGACGAGAATGAAGGACGGTTCTATCGCACCCCATCGAGATCTATCTCGGGTTATCACCCCGGCTCAGCCTCTCTACTCTCACCTTAACCAACCCCTATGCTTGTCTTGACAGTGGAGCGCGCCTCAGTCGATCGTAAGAATGGGTCCTTCGGCAATGGAGCAGTTCAGCATGCATGACCTCCTCACTGCCGTACCTCATTTGATGGCCAGCTTGCCCTTGTGGTCGAGTGGGGTGATCAGCGGAAACCTAGTGCAGCCGAAGTCGAAGACCCCTGAACGCTCTGCCAGAAACTCAACGGTTGTTTCTTGACCCGGATCGAGATAGCGTCTGATCTCTAAATCGGGGATAGAAAAGACGTGTCTGGCACCGTCGCTCCAGATACTCACCTTGACCAGCACCGATCTCCCTTCCCGGTCTACCACGATAACGGAGGGCTCACAGCGGTAGTTGCGGGCGATCATCGTGAAGGAAAGCCGCTTCGCTTCGGCGGGGGCCCCGGCTGAAGAGACGATCTCAGGAAAAAGCCCTGCGCAGCCCGTCAGGACCATGACGGAAGACGTCAATGACCAGATCCAGAATCGCTGCATGAGCTTACTGATTTTTGAGCCTCCCTGCGCTTCGTATCCTGATGTCGCACATTACCACAGGACTGTAGAAGTTTTCAAGTACGGTTGTCGAACAATACTTCCCAAAATCTGGAAAGGCCCCTATGATAAGGCTGTCTTATCGAAAACCCTTTCTCTCGGAATCACTATGGCAAAAACAAAGATCTTAATCGCAGAGGACGAACCTGCCTCCAGAGCGGGGCTCCAGGAGCTTCTCACCAGTTGGGGTTACACGGTCACTGCCGCTGCTAACGGTCAGGAGGCTCTGGAGAAGGCGGCCGAGTTGCAGCCCTCTCTCATCATCGCTGATCTCGTCATGCCAAAGATGGACGGCCTCACGCTGCTGCGAACTCTCAAGAATGACGCTACCCTCCCCTCCCTGATCATTTTGACCGGCCAGGGGACCATCGAGACTGCGGTCCAGGCGATGCAAGAAGGGGCCTACGACTACCTCACCAAGCCGGTCGATGTCGGGCGACTCCGCGTCCTTGTAGAGAAAGCGCTCGAGCGTGGAGCTGTGCTGAAGGAGGTCAAGCTGCTGCGCCACCAGGTCCGTCACCTGGGCCGGTTCGGCCGACTGATTGGCAATACGCGTGCTATGCAGGAGGTCTACCGACTACTTGAATTGTCGGCGCCTAGCACTGCGCCGGTCTTCATCTGGGGGGAAAGCGGAACCGGAAAGGAGTTGGCGGCCAGGACGATTCACGACCTCTCCCCACGGAAGCAAAGCCCCTTCGTCCCGATCAACTGCGCCGCTATTCCGGAAACGCTGCTGGAGAGCGAAGTCTTCGGTCACGAGAAAGGAGCGTTTACCGGCGCTACCGAGCGGAGAATGGGATGCTTTGAGCTGGCGGATGGCGGGACCATCTTTCTTGATGAGGTCGCGGAGATGAAGGTCTCCACCCAGGCCAAGTTCCTCCGGATCCTTCAGGAGGGCAGCTTTCGGCGGCTGGGCGGAGCCAGGGAAATCCACGTGGATGTCCGGGTGGTCGCCGCAACGAATAAGGATCCGGCGCAAACTGTCCAGGATGGATTGCTCCGCGAGGATCTCTACTATCGGCTGAACGTGTTCAGTGTCCACCTCCCACCCCTGCGGGAGCGGCGCGAGGACCTCTCACTCCTCATCCGATCGTTTATCGAGGAGTTTAAAGAGAAATATGGTACGGCGGTGCGCAGCGTGGACGCAGAAGCGCTCGCGCTCCTAACCAGGCACGATTGGCCCGGCAACGTCCGGGAGCTTCGGAATGTGCTGGAGCGGGCCGTCCTTGTGGCCCAGGGAAACATGATCACCTCAGCCGATCTGCCGCCGAACTTCCCCAGTCAGCGTCCTGGGCCGACCCCGGAGATCAACATCCCCGTCGGGATCACGATTGATGCGGCAGAAAAAGCCTTGATTCTCACAACGCTGGAACGCACGAACCAGAACAAGACCCGGGCTGCGGAGATCCTTGGGGTCAGCCTGAAGACGCTGCACAACAAGTTAGCCCGCTATCGGGAAGAAGCCTCCACTTTGGCTAACGCCCAGGAATAAGTCCACATGACACTCGGCATCCGAGGCAAGGAAATCCTCGGCATCAGTCTTCTGGTCTTCCTGATCGTCTCGCTCGCGTTAGTTGTTCACATTTCGACTACTACCCGCCTGGTCGTTCAGCATGCGGCGGAAAAGGGCAAACTGCAGGCTCAGCAGATCTTCTCCGGCAGCACTCGGGTGATGGCTCGTGCACGGGGGAGCCGTCCAGAGGTTGCTCTGCGACATGACCAAGAGCTCCGCGCGCTTCTCGATGCCAGCATCGGCTATTCCCCGCACCTGGTATATGCCATGATCACTGATCGCTCGGATACAGTCCTCATGCACAGCCAGCGTTCCCACGAAGGGCACAAGGCCCCATCCCGGACGAAGATCGAACAGTTGCAGGAGATGAACCCTCTTCGTCAGCTCCTGGCGCTAGCCCGCCAGCGCCAGGTATTTGAGACGACGCTGCCTCTCAGCCTCAACGACCGGCCCTTCGGGGCGATCCGACTCGGGCTGGCTGGAAGCCTCCTGTGGAACGAACTCTCACCCGCCATCTGGGGGAGCCTGCTACTGGCGCTGTTCACCTTCCCGCTGGCCTGGGCCGTGGCCTTTGGCCTCTCCAGCCTTGTCCTGGTGCCGTTGCGCCAGATTGCCCAAGGCGTTGACCGGATGGCGCGCGGCGAGTTCGACACGCCAGTCGCGTTTGATCGTCATGATGAAGTCGGGGAGATTGCCGAAAAACTCAACCTCCTGGGACGCCAGCTCCAGGAGGACCGGTCCTCCCTGATGAGTGAAAAGACCAGGCTGGAAGGGATCGTGCATTGCCTCGAAGACGCCATCATTCTGCTGAACAGAGAGCAGGCGGTCATCTTCGCCAATCCGGTGGCCGAGGCCCTGCTGGCCTGCCCCCTCATGAATGCTGTCGGTCAATCGTTGGGGCATATCCTGGGGGAGGCTCACCCCTTAGCCGAGGCAGTGGGCGAAGTCTTCCTGCGCCAACAGCCGGTAAGAAACCTTGCGCTTACGGTGCCGGGCGACCGCGACACACCCCTTGATATCCTGGCCTCCGCCTACCCAATCCTGGACAAGAACGGTGTGGTCGGGGGAATGATCCTCTTAAAAAACACCGAACCGCTCCGACAGATCCAGTCGCTCGTGGACTATTCTCGAAAGCTAGCCGACCTTGGGAAGCTCACCTCGGGTGTTGCCCACGAAGTCAAAAATCCACTGAACGCCATGATCATTCATCTCGAGCTGTTAAAACAGAAGCTCAACCGCCCTACGGAGGATGTAGCTCGAAGCCTGGACGTGCTGGGGAAAGAGATTTATCGCCTCGACCGTGTGGTGCAGGGCTTTCTTCGTTTTGTCCGTCCTCAGACCCTTGAGCTTCGCCCTCTGGACCCGAACAAGCTACTGCAGGAGGTCGCCCAGTTGACCGAAGCACAAGGAACGTCTCGGGGGATCGCGTTCAGCTTTTGTCTTGATGAGGAGATTCCTCCGATCAACGCCGATCATGAGTTACTTCGGCAGGCCTTCCTCAACCTAGTCCTGAATGCCTGTCAGGCTATGCCAGACGGAGGAACGGTAACCCTTACGACAGACCGGACCGCTGAGGGCAGGATCTGTGCCCACGTAATCGATCAGGGGGTAGGCATCCCTCCTGAGGACCTCGACAAGATCTTCCGTCTCTATTATACTACCAAGACGGATGGAAATGGGATCGGGCTTTCGTTGGTCTACCGGATCGTTCAGATGCACGGTGGGACTATCGAGGTGGACTCGAAGATGGGGCAAGGGACCACGATGACGGTCAGCTTTCCTACCTCTTAGCTTGGAGCAAAGGGTTTAGCAATAATGGCCTCACAGATGATCGTCACATTGCTGAGCCTTTTTCTGACGGCTGGGTGCGCCCAGATTCAAGCGGTATTCACGCCAACGCCTCCGCCACACGTCCCCGCACGCCCCGCACGCCAGGAGCCACCAACACCACGCTTATCCCCCCAGGTAAGCTCTGACCGTGAGACGCAACTGACGGAGGAGGTCAATACCATGAGCCGGGGAGTCGAGCGGACTTTGCTGTCGATCGACCGTCAGAAGCTGAAGGCCGACCAATGGGAAACCTACCAAACCATTCACAGCTTTCTTACGCAGGCCAGAGAGGCGCTTACGAGCAAGGACTTCCAACAGGCCACGAATTTGGTCCAAAAGGCGCGAGTTCTGTCTAGCGAGCTTTCCAAGGCCGTTCGTTGACGAGTAATAATTACCCCCCCTCGTACTGACCTGGTAAGCGCCCCTTTCAGGCACGC
This genomic stretch from Candidatus Methylomirabilis limnetica harbors:
- the folE gene encoding GTP cyclohydrolase I FolE, with amino-acid sequence MIERLVRDLLKEIGEDPDREGLVKTPERVERMLAFLTSGYGKQVDDVLNKAVFQDNYDEIVVVKDIDFFSLCEHHLLPFFGKCHVGYLPDGKIVGLSKLVRLVEMYSRRLQVQERLTSQIANALLEALQPRGVAVVMEAQHLCMMMRGVEKQNSKAVTSSMHGIFRERIESRNEFMQLIRSHAT
- the pfp gene encoding diphosphate--fructose-6-phosphate 1-phosphotransferase, which translates into the protein MKTLGILVGGGPAPGINGVIAAATMEARNHGVRVLGFYDGFKWLARGDVSHVIELEIDEVSRIHFEGGSILRTARENPTKSPDALRNVVEALNKLEVSCLLTIGGDDTAFAACRLSEAVQGRVAVAHVPKTIDNDLPLPQEVATFGFTTACNLGKEIVQNLMEDAVTANRWFFVTVMGRRAGHLALGIGGSAGATLTVIGEEFPEPRIPLQTLVDILEGAIIKRRASGKGYGLAILSEGLADKLDPADFGSVERDGYGNVRLSELVLGRVLKERVTESLRARGVDVTIVAKDLGYELRCAPPGALDILYCRGLGYWATRFLLDGHTEAMVTIQGGKMVPIPFQQMLDHRTGKIRVRYVDINSESYRTLRAYMIRLEPQDFETPGQIETLAHGGRLDQAEFVSRFSYLGDRRS
- a CDS encoding DUF4398 domain-containing protein is translated as MRYWRRSIHRMVFGVVVVLVPCTLWTGSLALLGTGPSTWLRTGLADAQEIVFVKALEEANKAIQEARDFEADIYAPGEFALALNYLAQAKDEAKTFRSEAQPKQDTHLFSARKSGEAVSLLAEKAQYQAKVAGAKAIEVKSDREITAIKAQVADTFNTDVNRSFTPLREQLLGELGAMEAVRKEARRARARAESVLHTLTLEGQATPAP
- a CDS encoding HD domain-containing protein, which translates into the protein MTSASLFGLDELGRDPHLLAVQAVAAGGRVGPLYLVGGYLRDFLLGSFDVANDRRGRAKRIDLDLVIWGKPELFGRDLVTALEGSLIRLEPETVRAIVRSPIGVEDRSAGMIVQIDISRSKGETIEDDLALRDFTVNAMAVRLDTRHPTPDTLSLIDPAGGLNDLKEKRLRALAPSAFDRDPLRLIRAIRLAAELGFTIEETTRQWIVERASLLGTVAGERLRDELFRVLDTVPATPWIEHLDVLQLLKVLVPEVEALKSVPASMPHRLPLWEHSLQTLRSVELLLTNLEQLFPEDALWLRERLGLEIEAGVTEAAILKLLGFLHDIGKPETRSIQPDGRVRFLGHEQAGLPVLTRLCERLRLGRRATNLVTNIERYHLRPIHLSSLATVTASAQYRFFRELGDVAPVVLLHSWADLLATIGGEAEEFSRHQVFLREAFRFYRAEFMASQVKPIVRGDDLIRMFGVVPGPFLGYVLDRLREAQATGLFNSREDALAYVQEHLVSWQQSFEVRPS
- a CDS encoding ABC transporter ATP-binding protein, giving the protein MPVLAVEDLSIRLLLHRERIRSIREYVIQMVKGRKSERDEFWPLRAISFTVHSGEIFGVIGANGAGKSTLLKVIAGIIPPSAGSVVVRGRIAPLIELGAGFDPYLTGRENIFLYGSLLGFSQKELERRFTGIVEFAELEEFIDVPLMNYSSGMSARLGFAIATDAEPDLLLIDELFSVGDAAFKKKCEARMETFKAKGATILLVSHDLKLIQDTCHRALCLHHGQAIAVGPTDKVVAEYNKRSAPSSPG
- a CDS encoding FmdB family zinc ribbon protein: MPIYEYRCTNCSQVFEKLVLDRDASIECPRCPGAAVEKQFSAFSFKGERKVIGSGTLGSAGSSCAPSG
- a CDS encoding sigma-54-dependent transcriptional regulator codes for the protein MAKTKILIAEDEPASRAGLQELLTSWGYTVTAAANGQEALEKAAELQPSLIIADLVMPKMDGLTLLRTLKNDATLPSLIILTGQGTIETAVQAMQEGAYDYLTKPVDVGRLRVLVEKALERGAVLKEVKLLRHQVRHLGRFGRLIGNTRAMQEVYRLLELSAPSTAPVFIWGESGTGKELAARTIHDLSPRKQSPFVPINCAAIPETLLESEVFGHEKGAFTGATERRMGCFELADGGTIFLDEVAEMKVSTQAKFLRILQEGSFRRLGGAREIHVDVRVVAATNKDPAQTVQDGLLREDLYYRLNVFSVHLPPLRERREDLSLLIRSFIEEFKEKYGTAVRSVDAEALALLTRHDWPGNVRELRNVLERAVLVAQGNMITSADLPPNFPSQRPGPTPEINIPVGITIDAAEKALILTTLERTNQNKTRAAEILGVSLKTLHNKLARYREEASTLANAQE
- a CDS encoding ubiquitin-like protein Pup yields the protein MAERERKQKREAGDASPEAAEPNPETVQKGKKLKEDLDKLMDEIDEVLEENAEEFVKSYVQRGGE
- a CDS encoding ABC transporter permease yields the protein MATNPVRGIYVSDHSSTGPIRTLLRFRELLRQLVIREIKLRYKRSALGFAWTVLNPLLAMVIFTMVFSRLFGNQPHYPLYVLTGLLGWNLFSLGTSRGLDSVVLNGYIIRKVFVPKAIFPVAAVVSQIVNFVFTLVPLFVLMMALGASFSLNLLWLPVPLLSLTCFALGIALLLGTFNVFFRDVKYFYEAGLLAWFYATPIFYPAEIIPDKFKLLLHLNPMYGLLESLRAPIYMGTAPAAIALVSGLALSLAILAVGWIVFHRFESRFIHYV
- a CDS encoding cupredoxin domain-containing protein produces the protein MQRFWIWSLTSSVMVLTGCAGLFPEIVSSAGAPAEAKRLSFTMIARNYRCEPSVIVVDREGRSVLVKVSIWSDGARHVFSIPDLEIRRYLDPGQETTVEFLAERSGVFDFGCTRFPLITPLDHKGKLAIK
- a CDS encoding MogA/MoaB family molybdenum cofactor biosynthesis protein; translation: MGAHDHHTEAKKVGPIRYVRLSITDSRKSEDDHSGRLIESLLNEAGHYQVASMILKNDPKGLREVIKKLCEEEVDLIVMTGGTGLSKKDQTIEAISPLLDKVLPGFGELFRSLSFHEVGSAALMSRALCGTAKGKVIIALPGSVDAVRLAMTKLLIPEVQHLVWEASR